The sequence below is a genomic window from Coffea arabica cultivar ET-39 chromosome 8e, Coffea Arabica ET-39 HiFi, whole genome shotgun sequence.
TCAAAGGCTTACGGATGGAAAAAAACATCCAATCCAATGGTTCCAATTTGATGGCAAATAGCAGCAGCAGTGATGAGCACAGCTGCCCAATAAATGACATGTGGTTTTGCATTTTCCGAACCGCATTACACAAAGCGCTTCCCTGCTCTGGAAAGCTAGCTATTGCCTCCCTAACCTAGCGAAATACAAACCGGCATATGGTGAAACGTTGGTTGTGGGCTTAATTGATCAGTCAATCTTCACCGAGGAGAAGAGACGATGCACGAATAAGAAAGAAGAGAGGAAGCCGATGGCCCCAGTTGCAAGCATTACTGCTATGGCCATCAAGAGAGAGTAGCCCAGATACAGAATTGCAGAGACTGGTCCGCTCAGGTTCTTGAGATCGAAAACAAGATAATTTACGGAGTAGAGGAAGATGTAAACTGCAACCGAACCCGATGCAAAGAACGActtccaccaccacctccaaTCCTCCACACAAAGATTCATGTAGGTCAGGACCAAAGAAACTTCTGCACACACCACAACTAACAGGAAAAATACGATGAGCAAAAACCCAAATACATAGTAAACGCGGCCAAGCCAGATGCTGGACATGATAAAGAAGAGCTCGATGAAGAGGGTTCCAAATGGAAGCGTTCCTGCTCCGAAGGCTAGCAGCCAGGAAGGAAATCTTTGAGGCGGAATCTCGCGGGCAATCTGATTGGTTCGAACTGGGTATTCGAGTCTCGGAGATTTGGTGCCGATAAATCCACCCGCCAGTGTCAGGGGAACGGATATGCAGAACCAGAGCAACAACAGGACTGCAAATGTCGAAATTGGGATCGCCCCCGTGCTGTGGCTTCCCCACAAGAGAAAATTCAGGATTGTCAGTATAAGAAAAGCAATTCCGGGGAAGAAACAAGCAACCCTCCACGAAACCGAAAACCACCCAGACAATTCTCCCGACTTAAACGTCTTCAACAGCCAAACAGCCACGTAACCAGCCACAATGCCCAGGAACATGTAAAACAAAAGCATGCCCGTGAGCAGGGCTCCTCGAGAGGCAGGGGACATGAATCCCATCGCAGCAAAGAAGATTGTAACAACTGCCATTCCTAGAATTCGACACCCATCGGCAACCACTACGCATAAAAATTCTGCATTGTCCGGTGCGCGAAAAACATCACCAACAACTAGCTTCCATCCGGATAGTTCCTCGTTCAGCTGCGCCTGAGCCTCCTTGTCAAGCTCTTCGTACCGAGCAAGATCCCTCCGAATGGTTCTCAAAAAAATGACGAGAACTATTCCAGCTAGGAAAGCGATGACCATGAGGGAGTTAAGGATGGAGAACCAATGAACCCTTGCACCTTCCATCTTCAGATATGCATCCCATCTCGACGGCCACCTGATATCGCTCTCGACGAAAGAGACCTCATAGCTGAAAGTAAGCGGCTGAGCTTCCTTCACAGGCATGCTTACTTTGTCCGGTTCGCATTTAATTGGCGAAGGGTACTTAGAGTAGGTGGTTAGATTCTTGAGCAGCTTAGAATCGTGCTGAACGCTGCAGGGCACGACTTCAAATCCCACAACCATGTAACCAGGAGAGTCTGTGGTTAGATTCTGGTCATTGGTGGTGATCAATTCAGCCCCGTCTCCGGTCCCAATCACACCAGCCACGTTATTCTTCTCGTACTTGTGAATCAAAACAGTGAACTTGAGATGGTTAAACACGTAATAATCACCTTGCACCCTAGTACCAACGGGATAACCTGTCCACCTGAGAAAGTAGCCATCTTTAGTCATGTAACGAATCGCAGGAAGGTTATCGAGATTAATGTTGACCTGATACATTTCGTCAATCCTCTCCGTGAGGATCTTGAATTCGTCGCCAGATAAGGGGGCGGATTGACACAAGAAAACATCAGTCTCATTGACGCGCATCTTAAAGCGATAGGGAGAGTTCTCAATCCTGTCTCCCATGAGGAGCTCACCCAGATTCTCGGCGCTGTCCTTGACACCCTCCTTGGGTTTGCAGAAGGGCAAAGAGTAGTAGCCGTAGGGGATTTCTGTCTCAATTGAGGTCAAGGAATTAACTTTCACGGATAACTGGTCGCCCACCATATATTTGTGAGGGAAGCTGCCCGGCAGATAAAAGCCAGCAGCACATTGAAGGAACGCAACAAATACGAGCAGTTGCACCCTTTTGGTGGTATCGTATTGATCCAACAAACCCATCATGCATGTATCACCCGACTTCCGAGGATCTGAAACAAACACTacaactactactactactacgaagataccccccaaaaaaagagaaaagaactagATCTTGAAGGGACTGATTTATACAATATCTATCGGATGAGATTTGCAAAATGATCGATTTAGCAGCAGTACATTTCCATTATATGTTTGGCTTCAGGGAAGGATGAAGATGAGAAGGCAAAGAGGAAGAAGGTGAGATCGCCTGGAAATGTGGAGAGCGTGACTGGCATTTGAGGTTGGAGACGAAGAGAACTCCAAAGCAAAAAGAATAAGCAAATAGAGGATGCAACCACTAACTGCGAAAATCACCACCTATTTATACGCTACTCTACTACTCTTGCCGTTTTCCCTTTCATAACTCACAGTTTTTTGTATGAGTGTTTCGATAAATGGACTCTTGCCGTTTTCCGCTTGCACTCTTTCCTCTCCCTGATGTCCCCCATAACTATACTATAAGAGTGTTGGCTCCCGTAATTATTATGTAatgtgattttttctttttgcgtCGTTAAGCAGaaacataaaaagaaaaggaagttaTTGGCTATTATTGGAGGTGTCTACTAGTATTTACATTTTTAGTGTGAgggtaaataaaaaaattaccaaaaaaaaaaagtttacacTACTATATCCCTTCCTCTctcaatatatatatagtgaGATTAGGGTTAAATTACACTGGCCACT
It includes:
- the LOC140012616 gene encoding transmembrane 9 superfamily member 11-like translates to MMGLLDQYDTTKRVQLLVFVAFLQCAAGFYLPGSFPHKYMVGDQLSVKVNSLTSIETEIPYGYYSLPFCKPKEGVKDSAENLGELLMGDRIENSPYRFKMRVNETDVFLCQSAPLSGDEFKILTERIDEMYQVNINLDNLPAIRYMTKDGYFLRWTGYPVGTRVQGDYYVFNHLKFTVLIHKYEKNNVAGVIGTGDGAELITTNDQNLTTDSPGYMVVGFEVVPCSVQHDSKLLKNLTTYSKYPSPIKCEPDKVSMPVKEAQPLTFSYEVSFVESDIRWPSRWDAYLKMEGARVHWFSILNSLMVIAFLAGIVLVIFLRTIRRDLARYEELDKEAQAQLNEELSGWKLVVGDVFRAPDNAEFLCVVVADGCRILGMAVVTIFFAAMGFMSPASRGALLTGMLLFYMFLGIVAGYVAVWLLKTFKSGELSGWFSVSWRVACFFPGIAFLILTILNFLLWGSHSTGAIPISTFAVLLLLWFCISVPLTLAGGFIGTKSPRLEYPVRTNQIAREIPPQRFPSWLLAFGAGTLPFGTLFIELFFIMSSIWLGRVYYVFGFLLIVFFLLVVVCAEVSLVLTYMNLCVEDWRWWWKSFFASGSVAVYIFLYSVNYLVFDLKNLSGPVSAILYLGYSLLMAIAVMLATGAIGFLSSFLFVHRLFSSVKID